The proteins below come from a single Actinomycetota bacterium genomic window:
- a CDS encoding lysophospholipid acyltransferase family protein: protein MLAFIGYKFIEFLAFVIPYPIAYFIARILARLAVAARINLTPLKKNISRVLALKQDDPRVYKTAIMIYKNWLMNVVDFLKHKRVSRDKLKQLIELEGMENLKNALKKGKGAIIFTAHIGNFEWGACRIAVEIENTWGMGMRRKYEPLNRFFESKRISKRLHTIYNNRLLNIFRILEQNGVVAIPTDWDPTDKADPVDFFGKKSKIPYGPIVTALKSGAPLLPSFIYRKEKYTHHQVIGPPLAIDSSKDASHNLDRMVEVLEAYIRKHIDQWEMFHDIWVD, encoded by the coding sequence ATGCTTGCTTTCATTGGCTATAAATTTATTGAATTTCTTGCTTTTGTTATCCCCTATCCTATTGCCTATTTTATTGCCAGGATACTGGCCAGGCTGGCAGTAGCAGCCAGGATTAATCTTACTCCCTTAAAAAAGAATATTTCCCGGGTACTTGCCTTAAAGCAGGATGACCCCCGTGTTTATAAAACGGCTATAATGATTTACAAGAATTGGCTGATGAATGTGGTTGATTTTCTCAAACACAAGCGGGTATCCAGGGACAAGCTGAAGCAGCTGATAGAGCTGGAGGGCATGGAAAATTTAAAAAATGCCCTTAAAAAAGGTAAGGGAGCCATAATATTTACAGCACATATTGGAAATTTTGAGTGGGGTGCCTGCAGGATAGCGGTAGAAATAGAGAATACCTGGGGCATGGGCATGAGGCGGAAATATGAACCCCTCAATAGGTTTTTCGAGTCAAAAAGGATATCCAAAAGACTTCATACCATCTATAATAACCGTCTTTTAAACATATTCAGGATTTTAGAACAAAACGGAGTTGTAGCCATACCTACTGATTGGGACCCCACTGATAAGGCAGATCCAGTAGACTTTTTTGGTAAAAAATCAAAAATCCCTTACGGCCCCATTGTAACTGCATTAAAATCAGGGGCACCCCTTCTACCCAGTTTTATCTATAGAAAAGAAAAATATACCCATCACCAGGTAATTGGCCCGCCCCTGGCTATTGACAGCAGCAAAGACGCTTCCCATAATTTGGACAGGATGGTGGAAGTTTTGGAAGCTTATATTAGAAAGCATATTGACCAGTGGGAAATGTTCCATGATATTTGGGTTGACTAA
- a CDS encoding calcium-translocating P-type ATPase, PMCA-type — MSKQKDSNNSKIISKNIWHTLSTPQLLEKLSTSAQQGLSSQEARQRLASFGKNELEEKKGRSPFKIFLSQFNDFMIWILIAAAFISGVIVREITDAIVILIILVINSVLGFVQEYRAEKALQALKELASPTAKVIRDGQELQVNSNLLVPGDIVKLTAGDLVPADCRVLEQVNLQTNEAPITGESMPVDKINTALDNPQLGIGDRINLLFSGTVITRGRGRAVIVETGKNTEIGKIASMVQQEEELTPLQKELKTVGKKIGIICIVISVIVFGSGLLKGNPLGEMLLVAVALAVAAIPEGLPAIVTVSLALGVQKMAKNNALIRKLSSVETLGGVTVICTDKTGTLTINKMMVRKIFTGLNEDKPYSDYISQQDKSSLKPSGQGLNYLLQAALLCNDAYYIDEQKGTVSGDPTETALLELGQSYSLSKSDLEQKMPRIAEEPFDSERKMMTTVHQDQKEHLLFSKGAPEVILSRCSRIIKEGQVTPLTDQDRQNIANNHTGLAKNAMRTLAFAFKALDQIPSAKEVGRLEQDLIYCGSIGMIDPPRPEAAAAIKQCKRANIGVIMVTGDHKLTAQAIGTELGLLDEGDLVLDGQELDALSAEELQQQIENIKIFARVSPANKVAIVDALKKNQHIVAMTGDGINDAPSLKKADIGVAMGITGTDVSKESSEMILTDDNFATIVKAIRQGRIIYDNLKKFILFLLSCNISEVLLMFIAIVFGDYIFYLILGERGFLYIPLLPVQILWMNLITDGLPAMALGVDPPEANIMERKAQKNKEQILSPRRLGIVSWQGLVLTFGALFVFFAGPVIFPHNTQHDIDIFHTSVFTTLVLSQLFHTFNFRFQNRGIFTKDIFANKYLNLAIIASILLQAAIIYIPWLQDIFNTTALSLNHWLLIVISSLVPVIIINFINQIRYKTSGKGD; from the coding sequence ATGTCCAAACAAAAAGACTCAAATAACAGCAAGATTATATCCAAGAATATTTGGCATACATTAAGCACCCCACAGCTGCTGGAAAAACTTTCTACTTCTGCCCAGCAGGGTCTATCCAGCCAGGAGGCCCGTCAACGCTTAGCCTCTTTCGGCAAAAATGAACTGGAAGAAAAAAAAGGCAGGTCTCCTTTTAAAATATTTTTATCCCAATTTAACGACTTCATGATATGGATACTTATAGCAGCCGCCTTTATTTCAGGGGTGATTGTCAGGGAGATTACCGATGCCATTGTAATACTGATTATATTAGTTATTAATTCCGTGCTGGGTTTTGTCCAGGAATACCGGGCTGAAAAAGCACTGCAGGCACTAAAGGAGCTGGCCAGTCCCACGGCCAAGGTTATAAGGGACGGCCAAGAGCTGCAGGTTAATTCCAATCTTCTGGTCCCCGGGGATATAGTTAAACTGACTGCCGGGGACCTGGTACCGGCAGACTGCCGGGTTTTGGAACAGGTTAACCTGCAGACCAATGAGGCTCCCATTACCGGTGAATCCATGCCTGTAGACAAAATTAATACCGCTTTAGACAACCCCCAGCTGGGTATCGGGGATCGTATCAACTTATTATTTAGCGGTACCGTCATCACCCGGGGCAGGGGCAGGGCTGTGATTGTAGAAACCGGAAAAAATACAGAAATAGGCAAGATAGCCTCCATGGTGCAGCAGGAAGAAGAGCTTACTCCCCTGCAGAAGGAATTGAAAACAGTAGGCAAAAAGATAGGGATAATATGCATAGTAATAAGTGTAATAGTATTTGGATCTGGCCTGCTTAAAGGAAATCCCCTGGGTGAAATGCTGCTGGTAGCAGTGGCTTTGGCGGTAGCAGCTATACCCGAAGGGCTTCCAGCCATAGTTACCGTTTCACTGGCTTTAGGGGTGCAGAAGATGGCCAAGAATAATGCTTTGATCAGGAAACTCAGCTCGGTGGAAACCCTGGGAGGGGTTACTGTAATATGTACAGATAAAACCGGTACCCTTACTATTAATAAGATGATGGTAAGAAAAATTTTTACCGGCCTTAATGAAGATAAACCATATTCTGACTATATCAGCCAACAGGATAAAAGCAGCCTAAAGCCTTCAGGACAGGGCTTAAATTACCTGCTCCAGGCAGCCCTTCTCTGCAATGATGCTTATTATATAGATGAGCAAAAAGGCACGGTCAGCGGTGACCCTACTGAAACCGCGCTATTGGAGCTGGGGCAGTCTTATTCTCTGTCCAAATCTGATTTGGAACAGAAAATGCCCCGGATAGCTGAAGAGCCGTTTGACTCTGAACGGAAAATGATGACTACCGTACACCAGGACCAAAAAGAGCACCTATTATTCTCCAAGGGTGCTCCCGAGGTCATCTTAAGCCGCTGCAGCCGGATAATAAAGGAGGGCCAGGTTACCCCCCTTACCGACCAGGACAGGCAAAATATAGCCAATAACCATACCGGCCTGGCTAAAAATGCTATGCGTACCTTGGCCTTTGCTTTTAAAGCCTTGGACCAGATCCCCTCAGCAAAAGAGGTAGGCAGGTTAGAGCAGGATTTAATTTATTGCGGTTCAATAGGCATGATAGATCCTCCCCGTCCGGAAGCGGCAGCAGCTATCAAGCAATGCAAAAGGGCTAATATCGGAGTTATCATGGTCACTGGTGACCACAAGTTGACTGCCCAGGCTATCGGCACCGAGCTGGGGCTTCTTGATGAAGGGGACCTGGTGCTGGACGGCCAAGAGCTGGATGCGCTTTCTGCGGAAGAGCTGCAGCAGCAGATTGAAAATATTAAGATCTTTGCCCGGGTATCTCCTGCCAATAAGGTGGCCATTGTGGATGCCTTAAAAAAGAACCAGCATATTGTAGCCATGACTGGAGATGGCATAAATGACGCTCCTTCTTTAAAGAAAGCTGATATAGGAGTAGCTATGGGAATAACCGGTACTGATGTCAGTAAAGAATCCAGTGAGATGATACTAACTGATGACAATTTTGCCACCATAGTAAAAGCCATAAGGCAGGGGCGGATTATTTATGATAATTTGAAAAAATTCATACTATTCCTTTTGTCCTGCAATATTTCTGAAGTGCTGCTTATGTTTATAGCCATAGTGTTTGGCGACTACATCTTCTACCTTATACTGGGAGAGCGGGGATTTTTATATATACCCCTGCTGCCGGTACAGATATTATGGATGAACCTGATTACTGACGGCCTGCCTGCAATGGCTTTGGGGGTAGACCCTCCAGAAGCAAATATAATGGAACGGAAAGCCCAGAAGAACAAGGAACAAATACTTAGCCCCCGAAGGCTGGGTATTGTCAGCTGGCAGGGACTGGTGCTAACCTTTGGGGCTTTGTTTGTGTTTTTTGCCGGACCGGTAATATTTCCCCATAATACTCAGCATGATATAGATATATTCCACACCAGCGTGTTTACTACCCTGGTGCTTTCACAGCTGTTCCATACTTTTAATTTCAGGTTCCAAAACCGGGGGATATTTACCAAAGATATTTTTGCCAACAAATACCTGAATCTGGCAATTATTGCCTCCATTCTTCTGCAGGCAGCTATTATCTATATTCCCTGGCTGCAGGATATTTTCAATACTACCGCCCTTTCCCTAAATCACTGGCTGCTTATTGTTATTAGCTCTTTGGTACCAGTAATAATTATTAATTTCATTAACCAGATAAGATATAAGACTTCAGGTAAGGGAGATTGA
- a CDS encoding lysophospholipase, with amino-acid sequence MHHTCIKLNSSLNYDLEVNRWTAADEQAVVQIAHGMAEHSARYGPFAQFLTNNHISVYAHDHRGHGKLAQQQGQAGLCPPQRGWQYMIEDMLKVNRHIKESHPGKPVFMLGHSMGSLLAINFAYLYGDFIDGLLLTGVASPQPIFSRIGLVIAALQSRFKGIHAPSQLLHNMLFGGYNKHFMPARTDYDWLSTNTEAVDNYIADPHCGIVFCTKFFYDLARATLDIYKVSNLEKIPKTLPLLLMAGSQDAVGHMTKGVEKVYQLFQKAGIKDLKFKIYDRCRHELLNEEIRLTIYQDIINWISSRL; translated from the coding sequence GTGCATCACACCTGTATTAAATTAAACTCCTCCCTTAATTATGACCTGGAAGTAAACCGCTGGACCGCTGCCGATGAACAGGCTGTGGTTCAAATTGCCCATGGGATGGCAGAACATTCAGCCAGGTATGGCCCTTTTGCCCAATTCCTAACCAACAACCATATCTCAGTTTATGCCCACGACCACCGGGGGCATGGAAAACTAGCCCAGCAGCAGGGCCAGGCTGGTTTATGCCCTCCCCAAAGAGGCTGGCAGTATATGATAGAGGATATGCTAAAAGTAAACAGGCATATAAAAGAAAGCCATCCCGGAAAACCCGTATTTATGCTGGGACACAGCATGGGCTCCCTGTTGGCTATCAATTTTGCTTATCTTTATGGCGACTTCATAGATGGACTGTTGCTTACCGGAGTGGCCAGCCCTCAACCCATTTTCTCCAGGATAGGTCTGGTTATAGCAGCCCTGCAATCAAGATTTAAAGGAATACATGCCCCCAGCCAGCTGCTGCATAATATGCTTTTCGGTGGATACAATAAACATTTTATGCCTGCCCGAACAGATTATGATTGGCTGAGTACCAACACAGAAGCAGTGGATAACTATATTGCAGATCCCCATTGCGGCATTGTTTTCTGCACCAAATTTTTTTACGATTTAGCCCGGGCTACCCTGGATATTTATAAGGTAAGCAACCTGGAAAAAATACCAAAGACCCTGCCCTTGCTGTTGATGGCTGGAAGCCAGGATGCAGTAGGCCACATGACTAAAGGGGTTGAAAAAGTCTATCAGCTTTTCCAAAAAGCAGGGATAAAAGATTTGAAGTTTAAAATCTATGACCGTTGCCGGCATGAACTGTTGAATGAAGAAATAAGGTTAACCATATACCAGGATATAATAAACTGGATAAGCTCCCGCCTTTAG
- a CDS encoding DUF1667 domain-containing protein encodes MKTKQLTCITCPAGCRLDVCYTGQKIISISGNQCPRGLDFVQKEIFNPVRILTTSITIESKIARRLPVRSKDPVRKDKLTQLIREVKKIKAEAPVKAGDCLAANLLGTGVQIIASQTIDS; translated from the coding sequence ATGAAAACTAAGCAGCTAACCTGTATTACCTGCCCGGCAGGATGCCGGCTTGATGTCTGTTACACAGGGCAGAAAATTATAAGTATAAGCGGAAACCAATGCCCCCGGGGCCTGGATTTTGTCCAAAAAGAGATATTTAATCCGGTAAGGATATTAACCACTTCCATAACCATAGAATCTAAAATAGCCCGCCGGCTGCCAGTTAGGAGCAAGGATCCGGTAAGAAAGGATAAATTGACACAACTTATAAGGGAAGTTAAAAAGATTAAGGCCGAAGCCCCGGTAAAAGCAGGTGATTGCCTGGCTGCAAACTTGCTGGGCACGGGAGTCCAAATAATAGCTTCACAAACCATAGATTCCTGA
- a CDS encoding FAD-dependent oxidoreductase, translating to MSNSYDLIIIGGGPAGLAAACKARQMGLDRMVVVERENFLGGILPQCIHAGFGLNIFKKELTGPEYAQLFIDQVKNLDIEVRLDTMALSINRAKEVIIASKKAGFSTIRGKAIILASGCRERTRGALSIAGSRPAGVYTAGVAQRMINLYGCLPGKKAVILGSGDIGLIMARRLIWEGCQVEGVYELMPYSSGLNRNIVQCLEDYDIPLAFHSTVSRIIGGGRLQAVEITNTVSGAAKIVKCDTLLLSVGLIPENELAREAGIGMDPATGGPAVDQFFSTSAEGIFSCGNSLFVYDLVDQVTRDAYLAGKAAVNYIRGKRHARPEIEVAAGRGISQLIPEKITGTDGVEFKIRVKQPFVQARLSIKGTRLKRIQKYLNPGEMVLWRVRREDFSKYEISKHQKIVVEAEGYEN from the coding sequence GTGAGTAATTCATATGACCTCATTATTATAGGGGGAGGACCGGCAGGGCTGGCTGCCGCCTGTAAAGCCCGGCAGATGGGTTTGGATAGGATGGTAGTAGTAGAGAGGGAGAATTTTTTAGGCGGTATCCTGCCTCAATGCATCCATGCCGGTTTTGGCTTAAATATTTTTAAGAAAGAGCTTACCGGGCCTGAATATGCCCAGTTATTCATAGACCAAGTAAAAAACCTTGATATAGAAGTAAGGCTGGATACCATGGCCTTGTCTATCAATAGGGCCAAGGAGGTAATAATTGCCAGCAAGAAAGCTGGCTTTAGCACTATCAGGGGTAAGGCCATAATACTGGCCTCTGGATGCAGGGAAAGAACCAGGGGGGCACTATCCATTGCCGGAAGCAGGCCTGCCGGAGTTTACACCGCCGGGGTAGCCCAGAGAATGATAAACCTGTACGGCTGCCTGCCTGGAAAAAAAGCAGTAATATTGGGGTCTGGTGATATTGGCCTAATTATGGCCAGAAGGCTTATATGGGAAGGATGCCAGGTGGAAGGGGTTTATGAGCTTATGCCTTATTCTTCCGGTCTTAATAGAAATATAGTGCAATGCCTGGAGGATTATGATATACCCTTAGCCTTTCATTCTACCGTTTCCCGCATTATAGGCGGGGGGAGGCTGCAGGCAGTAGAGATAACAAATACTGTAAGCGGGGCCGCTAAAATAGTAAAATGCGATACCCTGCTGCTGTCAGTAGGGCTAATACCGGAAAATGAGCTGGCCAGGGAGGCTGGCATAGGGATGGATCCAGCCACGGGAGGACCTGCAGTAGACCAGTTTTTTTCCACTTCTGCTGAAGGCATATTTTCCTGCGGCAACTCCTTGTTTGTTTATGACCTGGTGGACCAAGTAACCAGGGATGCTTATCTAGCCGGGAAAGCAGCAGTAAACTATATCAGGGGAAAAAGGCATGCCCGGCCTGAAATAGAAGTGGCAGCTGGCCGGGGTATTAGCCAGCTGATTCCCGAAAAAATTACCGGTACCGATGGGGTAGAATTTAAAATCAGGGTTAAACAGCCTTTTGTCCAGGCCAGGCTCAGTATTAAAGGTACCAGGCTGAAACGAATCCAAAAATATCTTAACCCGGGTGAGATGGTCCTTTGGAGAGTGCGGAGGGAGGATTTTTCCAAATATGAAATTTCCAAACACCAGAAAATTGTGGTAGAGGCAGAAGGCTATGAAAACTAA
- a CDS encoding NAD(P)/FAD-dependent oxidoreductase: protein MAAQKPKPFFKADIAIIGAGITGCCLARELSRYNLTIAVLEKEQDVGWQTTKANSGILHAGYAGEPGSLKLKLTHQGNKIFRQNAPELDIPLKNIGSLVNASSPEGISALEQLYSQGKRQGIQKLSLLRSYSKIKDLEPAVSSQVTAALYAPDACIVSPYEAAIAAYENARANGAIFLLGFEVQGIKAGKSFILHSDSMAIESDYIINAAGIAAHRIAGMIGDHSFTINPVKGQYILLDRETEGFVSHINFPLTRGREKRSKGILVTPTIGGNTLIGPDYEPLKKIDTETTEQGLARIKNKALSWFPGIPFSQAITSFAGIRAVSDTNDFVISASATNRRFINLAGIQSPGLTCAFAIARMAIGLLQDSGLKVTPNRRFNPIRKSILKLDQSQYRANQALYKTNPGYGRIICRCEKITEAEIVEAIARGARTLDGIKFRTRAGMGRCQGGYCSLKILDILARELGLPLEELTKKGTGSKMVLGSIL, encoded by the coding sequence ATGGCTGCACAAAAACCTAAACCTTTTTTTAAAGCAGATATAGCTATCATAGGAGCGGGAATTACCGGATGCTGCTTAGCCCGCGAACTTTCCAGGTACAACCTGACCATAGCGGTCCTAGAAAAAGAGCAGGATGTAGGCTGGCAAACCACCAAGGCTAACAGCGGTATCCTGCATGCAGGATATGCAGGGGAGCCAGGAAGCTTGAAATTAAAGTTAACCCATCAGGGGAACAAGATATTCAGGCAGAATGCCCCAGAGTTAGATATACCCTTAAAAAATATTGGTTCCCTGGTAAACGCCAGCAGCCCGGAAGGCATTAGCGCCCTGGAGCAGCTCTACAGCCAGGGGAAACGGCAGGGGATACAAAAACTATCTTTACTACGCAGCTATTCTAAAATAAAAGATCTGGAGCCGGCTGTAAGCAGCCAGGTTACCGCCGCCCTATATGCTCCCGATGCCTGTATTGTATCTCCCTATGAAGCGGCCATTGCCGCTTACGAGAATGCCAGGGCAAATGGGGCCATATTTTTATTAGGTTTTGAGGTGCAGGGGATTAAGGCCGGTAAATCCTTTATTTTGCACTCTGACTCAATGGCCATTGAGTCAGATTATATAATTAATGCAGCAGGGATTGCTGCCCACCGCATAGCCGGGATGATAGGCGACCACAGTTTTACCATTAATCCGGTAAAGGGACAGTATATACTGCTGGACCGGGAAACTGAAGGCTTTGTATCCCATATTAATTTTCCCCTTACCAGGGGCAGGGAAAAAAGGTCCAAGGGCATCCTGGTAACCCCTACTATAGGTGGAAACACCCTGATAGGACCGGATTATGAGCCTTTAAAAAAGATTGATACAGAGACCACTGAGCAGGGCTTGGCCCGGATTAAAAATAAAGCGCTCAGCTGGTTTCCCGGTATACCTTTTAGCCAGGCTATAACTTCCTTTGCCGGAATAAGGGCTGTATCCGATACCAATGATTTTGTAATATCAGCTTCAGCAACAAATCGGCGTTTTATAAATTTAGCAGGGATACAATCTCCAGGGCTAACCTGTGCTTTTGCTATTGCCCGGATGGCTATAGGCCTGCTCCAGGATTCAGGGTTAAAAGTTACACCTAACCGCCGTTTTAATCCAATAAGAAAATCCATATTGAAACTTGACCAGTCCCAATATAGGGCCAACCAGGCTCTGTATAAAACAAATCCCGGCTATGGAAGGATAATATGCCGGTGTGAGAAAATAACTGAAGCAGAAATAGTGGAAGCCATAGCCAGGGGAGCCAGAACCCTGGATGGCATCAAGTTTAGGACCAGGGCGGGTATGGGCCGGTGCCAGGGCGGATACTGCAGCCTTAAAATATTAGATATCCTAGCCAGGGAACTGGGCCTGCCCCTGGAGGAATTGACTAAAAAAGGAACAGGTTCAAAAATGGTTTTAGGAAGCATATTGTGA
- the glpK gene encoding glycerol kinase GlpK gives MLLSKSDTIPQVSAKAYRQNPSRQDYIGVLDLGTTSIRFIIFNLDGNVHAQAFQPIAQVYPYPGWVEEDLEEIWSAVILVIEGAIDQANIESNQIMALGITNQRESVAIWEKDSGRPMANLIVWQDRRTSAQCRLLQDKGYEMLVKQKTGLTIDPYFSATKIAWLLNHYPHINELAQAGKAAFGTLDSYIIYKLAGKHVTDYSNASRTLLFDINQLEWDQELLEIFGVPKNILPQAMPSYGHQHFGQTKAGSPFGAGIPIACVFGDQQAALFGQRCFSKGDIKSTFGTGSFIMMNSGIDKINSHHGLLSTIFYSNGREVYYALEGSVYNTGSIFQWLKEGMGIIGDYKDIEFLAAGEDYQDNLFIVPAFTGLGAPYWDPLARGMLIGITRATNKKQIIRAAVESIAYRTLDVLNVLEKETGLHLPQVRIDGGVTKNRLFCQILADITGKEIDKLDIAEITALGAMYGAGLGMGLWPSAKDIKNPMEYERYFSEMEAGLRKKLYSKWQKAVERSRNWADEK, from the coding sequence GTGCTCCTGTCAAAAAGTGATACCATACCCCAGGTTTCCGCTAAAGCCTATAGGCAAAATCCTTCCCGCCAGGATTATATAGGAGTATTGGATCTGGGAACTACTTCAATTAGGTTTATAATATTTAACCTGGATGGCAATGTGCATGCCCAGGCTTTTCAGCCTATTGCCCAGGTTTATCCCTATCCCGGTTGGGTGGAAGAGGACCTGGAAGAAATTTGGTCTGCGGTAATTTTGGTTATTGAAGGGGCCATCGATCAAGCAAACATAGAGTCAAACCAGATTATGGCTCTGGGAATTACTAACCAAAGGGAGTCGGTAGCCATATGGGAAAAGGATTCCGGCCGGCCGATGGCCAACCTTATTGTTTGGCAGGACCGGAGAACTTCTGCCCAGTGCAGGCTGCTCCAGGACAAGGGTTATGAAATGCTGGTAAAGCAAAAAACAGGATTGACCATAGACCCTTATTTTTCTGCCACTAAAATTGCCTGGCTTCTTAACCACTATCCGCATATAAATGAACTGGCCCAGGCAGGCAAAGCGGCTTTTGGTACTTTGGACTCCTATATAATCTATAAACTGGCCGGCAAGCATGTTACCGATTATTCCAATGCTTCCCGCACTTTACTGTTTGATATCAACCAGCTGGAATGGGACCAGGAGCTGCTGGAAATTTTCGGGGTACCCAAAAATATATTACCCCAGGCCATGCCCAGCTACGGCCACCAGCATTTTGGACAGACCAAGGCCGGCTCTCCCTTTGGGGCCGGCATACCCATAGCCTGCGTATTTGGAGATCAACAGGCAGCATTATTCGGGCAGCGGTGCTTTTCTAAAGGGGATATAAAATCAACCTTCGGTACCGGCTCTTTTATCATGATGAACAGCGGCATAGATAAAATTAACAGCCATCACGGCCTGCTTTCTACTATTTTTTACAGTAATGGCCGGGAAGTCTATTATGCCCTGGAAGGGTCCGTATACAATACGGGCAGCATATTCCAATGGCTTAAGGAGGGCATGGGGATCATAGGGGATTACAAAGATATTGAATTTTTAGCGGCCGGAGAGGATTACCAGGATAATTTGTTTATAGTCCCTGCCTTTACCGGGCTGGGCGCCCCTTATTGGGATCCTTTGGCCCGGGGCATGCTGATTGGAATAACCCGGGCTACCAATAAAAAACAGATAATAAGGGCAGCGGTGGAATCCATAGCCTACCGTACCCTGGATGTGCTTAATGTGTTGGAAAAGGAAACCGGTTTGCACCTGCCCCAGGTAAGAATTGACGGCGGTGTTACCAAAAACAGGCTTTTCTGCCAGATACTGGCGGATATAACCGGAAAGGAAATAGACAAGCTGGATATTGCCGAAATTACTGCTCTGGGAGCCATGTATGGGGCAGGGCTGGGCATGGGCTTATGGCCTTCTGCCAAGGATATCAAGAACCCTATGGAATATGAAAGATATTTTTCTGAGATGGAAGCTGGTCTTAGAAAAAAACTATACAGTAAATGGCAAAAGGCTGTGGAGCGGTCCCGGAACTGGGCTGATGAAAAGTAA
- a CDS encoding macro domain-containing protein, with protein sequence MEPVVHHMGLARLELATGDITKQKTEAIVNAANTRLSPGGGVSGAIHQAAGPELWKEARTLGGCPTGEARITKGYLLPARFVIHTVGPVYSNSSQDPKKLSSCYKSSLDLALGYNLNSISFPSISTGIFGYPVEPASIIALNTVIDYLEKNHKPALVRFVLYSDTDFNTYHNSLDKILNPH encoded by the coding sequence ATGGAACCTGTGGTTCACCATATGGGATTAGCCCGGCTAGAGCTGGCAACAGGCGATATAACCAAGCAAAAGACAGAGGCCATAGTAAATGCAGCCAACACCCGGCTTTCACCGGGAGGGGGAGTTTCTGGCGCTATACACCAGGCAGCCGGACCGGAACTTTGGAAGGAAGCAAGAACTCTGGGAGGGTGCCCTACCGGGGAAGCCAGGATAACCAAGGGATACCTTTTACCTGCCCGCTTTGTAATACACACCGTAGGTCCTGTATACAGCAATTCTTCCCAGGATCCTAAAAAGCTAAGCAGTTGTTATAAGAGCAGCTTAGACCTGGCTTTAGGCTACAACCTAAACAGCATATCTTTTCCTTCCATAAGCACCGGCATATTTGGATACCCTGTAGAACCCGCCTCAATTATTGCCTTAAATACAGTAATAGATTATCTTGAAAAGAATCATAAGCCTGCTTTAGTCAGGTTTGTTCTCTACTCAGATACAGATTTTAACACCTACCATAACAGCCTGGATAAGATTCTAAACCCGCATTAG